Genomic segment of Gemmatimonas sp. UBA7669:
GCGTCGAACCGTCAGGCCACTTACGGGTCACTGGCCACGGCCGCGGCCGGCGTCACGCCGCCGGCGCTCGATACTGTGCCGCTCAAGGATCCGTCGCAGTTCAGCATCATCGGCAAGCGCATTCCCACGGTCGCGCTCAAGGACATCCTCACCGGCAAGCCGATCTTCGGCATCGACGTGACGGTGCCCAACATGCACTACGCCACCTTCGTGAAGGCGCCCGTGTATGCGGCCAAGGTGGCCAGCGCCAACCTTGATGTGGTCAAGTCGCAGCCAGGTGTTACGCATGCCTTCGTGGTGGAAGGCACCGACAATCTCGCCGGCCTCAAGGCGGGTGTCGCCATTGTCGGCACCAACTGGTGGCGGGTGCAGGAAGCGCGCAAGAAGCTCGTGGTGCAGTGGGCGGATCATCCCACGTCGCAGCAGTCGAGTGCCGCCTTTGCCGCGAAGGCCAAGGAGTTCTTTGCCTCGGCGCCACAGCGCACCATTCGCAACGACGGCGACTTCGATGCGGCCATCAAAAGTGCAGCCAAGGTGGTGGAGGCGGAGTACAGCTATCCCTTCATCAACCACGCCACGCTCGAGCCGCAGAACTGCACCGCACGCATCAACGCCGACGGCACCTGCGAAATGTGGACCACCTCGCAGACGCCGCAGGGTGGTCGTGCCCTGGTGGCCGGTACACTCGGCATCAAGGAAGACCAGGTGGTGATGCACATGATGCGGGCCGGTGGCGGATTCGGGCGGCGTCTCTACAACGAGCCCCTGGCCGAAGCCGCGTTCATCGCGCGCGAAGCCAAGGTGCCGGTCAAGCTGATCTGGACGCGCGAAGACGACATGCAGCACGACCAGTTCCGTCCGGGTGGCTTCCACAAGTTCACGGGCGGTGTGGATGCCAATGGCAAGCTGATCGCGTTCCGCAATCACTTCGCCACGTTCGGCAACGGCGAGCGCTTTGCGTCGAGCGCCGACATCGGACCGACCGAGTATCCCGCGCGCTTCGTGCCCAACCTGCGCATGGACGTGTCCATGATGCCGCTGGGCGTGCCCACGGGCGCGTTGCGTGCGCCGCGCTCCAACGCCCTGTCCTTTGCCTTCCAGGGCTTCATCGACGAGTGCGCCGAAGCCGCGGGCAAGGATCCCATCCAGTTCCGCATCGACATGCTGAAGGCGGAGATTCCGCCCCAGCAGCCCTACACGCCGCAGCAGCAGGCGCAGCTCATGAGCGCCGAGCGCATCATCGGGGTGCTCGAAATGGCGCGTGACGTATCGGGCTGGGGCAAGACCACACTGCCCAAGGGCACGGGCATGGGTGTGGCCTTCTACTACAGCCATCGCGGCTACTTCGCCGAGGTGGTGCAGGCCACGGTCAGCAAGGCCGGCGTGGTGAAGGTGGACAAGGTGTGGGCCGTGGGCGACGTGGGCAGCGAGATCATCAATCCCAACCATGCCGAACAGCAGGTGCAGGGTGCGGTGCTCGATGCCATGGGTCAGGCCTACGGTCAGGAAATCACCTTTACCGCCGGCAAGGCCGATCAGGGCAACTTCGCGCCGGCCACCACCACGGCCGGTAACGCCTCCAACTTCAGCCTGCTGCGCATCCGTCAGGCGCCGCCGGTGGTTGAAGTGCACTGGAAGAAGACCACGTATCCACCCACGGGCATTGGTGAGCCGGCCATGCCGCCGCTCATTCCCGCGCTCATGGGAGCCATCTGGCAGGCCACGGGCAAGCGCGTCAGGCAGCTGCCGCTCAGCAAGGTCGATCTCAAGTGGTCATAACGGCATGGGTGTAAAGACATGGTCGTGAAGACAGTCCCGACGTCCCCGTTCGCTGACCAGCGACCGGGGACGTCCGGTTTGCGGAAGCGCACCAACGTCTTTCAGCAGCCGCACTATCTCGAGAACTTCGTGCAGGCCGTTCTCGACGAAGCGGCGCTGCAACCCGGGCAAACTTTGGTGCTCGGCGGCGACGGACGCTTTCACAACCGCGAAGCCATTCACACCATCGTGCGCATGGCGGCCGCCAATGGCATCACGCATGTGGTGGTGGGACGCGGCGGCTTGTTGTCCACACCGGCGGCCTCGCATCTCATTCGCCGCGGCGTACGCGGACAGCCCGCAGCCGGTGGCATCATTCTCTCGGCCAGCCACAATCCCGGCGGTGCCGACGGGGACTTTGGCATCAAGTACAACACCGGCAACGGGGGCCCCGCGCCCGAGGTCTTCACCAACCGGGTGGCAGAGCGCGCAGCCTCGCTCTCAGCCTACCGTGTCGCAGACGTGCCGGTGTTTGATCTCGATGTGCTGGGTGCGCAAACGCTGGGCACGTTGACCCTTGAGGTGGTCGACCCGGTGGCAGCGTATGCTGATCTCATGGCGGCGCTGTTTGACCTTGAAGCCATTCGCGCGTTGTTGGCCGGGGGCTTTGCGCTGCGCTTCGACGCCATGCACGCCATCACCGGCCCATATGCGGTGGAGATTCTCGAGCGGCGGCTCGGTGCGCCGGCGGGCACCGTCATCAATGCCGTGCCCCTGCCCGACTTTGGCGGTGGGCATCCCGACCCCAATCTCACCTACGCGCATGAGCTGGTGGAGGAGCTTTTTGGGGATCATGCGCCGGATTTTGGCGCGGCATCCGATGGCGACGGCGATCGCAACATGATTCTGGGACGCCGTTTTTTTGTCACACCGAGTGACAGTCTCGCGGTGCTGGCGGCCAATGCCACGCTGGTGCCGGGATATCGCGACGGACTCGCCGGCGTGGCACGCAGCATGCCCACCAGCGCGGCGGTGGATGTGGTGGCTGAACGTCTTGGCATTCCCTGCTTCGAGACGCCTACGGGCTGGAAGTTCTTCGGCAACCTGCTCGACGCCGGGCGCATTTCGCTCTGTGGTGAAGAGAGCTTTGGCACCGGCAGCAATCACGTGCGCGAGAAGGATGGGCTCTGGGCGGTGCTGTTCTGGCTCAACATCGTGGCTGCACGCGGCGAGAGTGTGGAGCAGATCGTGCGCGGGCACTGGGCCGAGTATGGCCGCAACTACTACACGCGCTACGACTACGAGGGTGTGCCCACCGAGGCCGCCAATGCGGTCATGGCTGGGCTGCGCGCGCAACTGGACTCCCTGCCTGGTCGCACGCTGGCCGGGCGTGTGGTGTCACAGGCAGATGACTTTGCCTACACCGACCCGGTGGACGGCGCAGTGAGTCGGCGCCAGGGCATTCGCCTCCTGTTCCAGGACGGCGCGCGCATCGTGTTTCGCCTGTCGGGCACGGGCACTGAAGGCGCCACCATTCGGGTGTACATCGAGTCGCGCGAAACCGATGTCGAGCGTCTCGGTCTCGATACGGCGTCCGCGTTGGCGGATCTGGTGAACGTGGCGCTCACGGTGAGTGCACTGCGCGAGCACACGGGGCGGAGTGAACCGACGGTGGTCACCTGACCCAGTGTGACCGTGTTCCGGTTGAACTTGATCTGCAATTCATATGGGTCTAGCCATGTTTCGAAGAGCCATCGTCAGTGTCAGCCTCCTAATCCCCATTACTGGCGCCTGCAATTCGACACCGACTTCGACCATTCCCTTCCGGGCAAGCCATACCGGTCTGGTAGTCGGACGAGTCGAGTTTGCAGACGGCACACCCATTGATTCCGCCGTGGTGTTCGTAACGGTCCCCTCAAGGCCACTTTACGGCTATGCTACTCAGCCAGTCATCAGCAACGCACGCGGTGAGTACTCGTACCTCGTCGAGCGGCTTGCATCACCGCCGCAGGTTCCAAACCCAGACACGGCCAGTGCGGAGGTCGTAGTTTCGCTCCTGGCCACTCGCTATCGACTCCCGGGGAACGTGGTCCCCACCCTGTATGACACCGTGTTGGTGACGTTCCTGCCGAGAGGTCAGACCCCACCAGCTGCGATCAGCAACTTAGTTTTCCAACGCTGATTCGGCCGCGCCCTACCGCCACCGCCGCACCGCGCGCTGGAAGAACATGTTATTGGGCACCTGCAGCACAGTGCCCGTGGCCACGGCCTCGGTGTTCAGCTCCTCGAGCGTGGTGTAGATCAGGTTGATGTCGGTCACGCGACCCTTGAAGCCGGGTTTCTCGCCGTTCTCCAGCACCTCGATGCGATCGCCAATGCGGAACGGATTGGTGGAGAAGATGAGCAGCGTGCAGAAGATGTTCGACAGCACGCTCCACGCGGCAAAGAAGGCCACCGCGCCAACGGCCACAAAGCCGCTGAAGGCCGTCCACAGCACGGTGCCCGATACGCCAAGCCGCTGGAGAATGAGCAGCAGCGCGGCCGTGTTGATGAGCAGGCTGACCAGCCGGCGCCCGCCCGGCAACGAGGTGGCCGGCAGGTTGTAGGCTTCGCTCATGCGGCGAATGAGCCGCAGCACCAGACGGCGCAGCAGCCACGCCGCCACGATAATGCCCACCACCTGCGCCAGCACGAGCAGCTGCGCCAGACCTTCTTGTGTGACCACGCCAACACTCCGGGAATGCAGAATGAATCGGGCCGACCTGCAACCCAACCCCCGCAATCTATGCGCACCGCCAGCTGAAACCGTACAGTCTGCACGCTGCATTGCGGGGGGCGTGAATCACCGCAGCGCCGCGCTGCGTATTGTCCCCATGCCCGCCGCTCTGCCCCCCACCCCGCCCTCACAGCCCACGCTGGCCTTTCGCCTCGACAACTATGCAAGCGCCCAGCGACAGGCGCCGCATCGGCACGACGAGCTGCACCTGAGCCTCGTGCTACGCGGAGGCTTGAGCGAAACGGTAGGGCGGGAAACCGCGCAGGGCGCGCCTCTCAGCGTGGTGGTCAAAGCCCCCGATCTGGTGCACGCCAATGCCTGGGGAAATGAAGGCGCTCGACTGGCGCGGCTGTCGCTGCCGCAGGCCACGCTGGCCGCGCTGAGTGAGCATCCAGGTCGCGACACCGCGTGGCGCTGGTATCATGATGTGCAGGTGGCGCGCCCGTTTCTGCGTTTGGTGCAGCGGCATCAGCAACTTGGCACGCGAATCATGACGGCCGGGGACACCGACCTCAATGATCTCGTCGCGGCACTCACGGCGCGGCCCGACCGCGTGGCGACCGGCGAAGCGCCGCGCTGGCTGCGGGATGTGGTGCAGCGTTTGCACGAGAGCTGGCACCCGT
This window contains:
- a CDS encoding mechanosensitive ion channel domain-containing protein, whose translation is MVTQEGLAQLLVLAQVVGIIVAAWLLRRLVLRLIRRMSEAYNLPATSLPGGRRLVSLLINTAALLLILQRLGVSGTVLWTAFSGFVAVGAVAFFAAWSVLSNIFCTLLIFSTNPFRIGDRIEVLENGEKPGFKGRVTDINLIYTTLEELNTEAVATGTVLQVPNNMFFQRAVRRWR
- a CDS encoding alpha-D-glucose phosphate-specific phosphoglucomutase; the encoded protein is MVVKTVPTSPFADQRPGTSGLRKRTNVFQQPHYLENFVQAVLDEAALQPGQTLVLGGDGRFHNREAIHTIVRMAAANGITHVVVGRGGLLSTPAASHLIRRGVRGQPAAGGIILSASHNPGGADGDFGIKYNTGNGGPAPEVFTNRVAERAASLSAYRVADVPVFDLDVLGAQTLGTLTLEVVDPVAAYADLMAALFDLEAIRALLAGGFALRFDAMHAITGPYAVEILERRLGAPAGTVINAVPLPDFGGGHPDPNLTYAHELVEELFGDHAPDFGAASDGDGDRNMILGRRFFVTPSDSLAVLAANATLVPGYRDGLAGVARSMPTSAAVDVVAERLGIPCFETPTGWKFFGNLLDAGRISLCGEESFGTGSNHVREKDGLWAVLFWLNIVAARGESVEQIVRGHWAEYGRNYYTRYDYEGVPTEAANAVMAGLRAQLDSLPGRTLAGRVVSQADDFAYTDPVDGAVSRRQGIRLLFQDGARIVFRLSGTGTEGATIRVYIESRETDVERLGLDTASALADLVNVALTVSALREHTGRSEPTVVT
- a CDS encoding helix-turn-helix transcriptional regulator, with protein sequence MPAALPPTPPSQPTLAFRLDNYASAQRQAPHRHDELHLSLVLRGGLSETVGRETAQGAPLSVVVKAPDLVHANAWGNEGARLARLSLPQATLAALSEHPGRDTAWRWYHDVQVARPFLRLVQRHQQLGTRIMTAGDTDLNDLVAALTARPDRVATGEAPRWLRDVVQRLHESWHPSLDGHQLAAEARVHPVYLARCIRRWYGVSLGSLLRHERLRYTAAMLTASRLRGALVAQHCGFADEAHMSREVKALLGLSPRTLRAVVDSTHGAAPLV
- a CDS encoding xanthine dehydrogenase family protein molybdopterin-binding subunit, coding for MTPTTTPATQAPTRREFLKVSALAGGGLLLASYAEPVEALQRLVGGAPAAEPMLSAFIRITADNVVTITAKNPEIGQGIQTMLPMLIAEELDVDWKQVRIEQADFDPNKYPAQVAGGSTATPTNWIPQRRVGAAGRAMLLQAAASQWSVPVAELTTAKGVVYHKASNRQATYGSLATAAAGVTPPALDTVPLKDPSQFSIIGKRIPTVALKDILTGKPIFGIDVTVPNMHYATFVKAPVYAAKVASANLDVVKSQPGVTHAFVVEGTDNLAGLKAGVAIVGTNWWRVQEARKKLVVQWADHPTSQQSSAAFAAKAKEFFASAPQRTIRNDGDFDAAIKSAAKVVEAEYSYPFINHATLEPQNCTARINADGTCEMWTTSQTPQGGRALVAGTLGIKEDQVVMHMMRAGGGFGRRLYNEPLAEAAFIAREAKVPVKLIWTREDDMQHDQFRPGGFHKFTGGVDANGKLIAFRNHFATFGNGERFASSADIGPTEYPARFVPNLRMDVSMMPLGVPTGALRAPRSNALSFAFQGFIDECAEAAGKDPIQFRIDMLKAEIPPQQPYTPQQQAQLMSAERIIGVLEMARDVSGWGKTTLPKGTGMGVAFYYSHRGYFAEVVQATVSKAGVVKVDKVWAVGDVGSEIINPNHAEQQVQGAVLDAMGQAYGQEITFTAGKADQGNFAPATTTAGNASNFSLLRIRQAPPVVEVHWKKTTYPPTGIGEPAMPPLIPALMGAIWQATGKRVRQLPLSKVDLKWS